Proteins encoded in a region of the Mucilaginibacter sabulilitoris genome:
- a CDS encoding (Fe-S)-binding protein — protein MKVALFVPCYVDQFYPKAAIATLELLEKLGVEVHYPKNQTCCGQPMANSGYEHLTTGCNNLFIDNFIGYDYIVCPSGSCTLHIKEHLHSPEQEEKAVDIRKRVYELTEFLVDVLKVDNLKARFPYKVGLHNSCHGLRGLRISQMSELVAPAFSKPAQLLDMVEGLELVPLSRNDDCCGFGGTFCVVEEAVSSKMGIDRVDDHIEHGAQYITSADLSCLMHLEGILRRQKSDVKVIHVAEILNHYSNE, from the coding sequence ATGAAGGTAGCTTTATTTGTACCCTGCTACGTTGACCAGTTTTACCCCAAAGCGGCCATTGCCACACTGGAATTGCTTGAAAAACTTGGCGTTGAGGTGCACTATCCTAAAAATCAAACCTGTTGCGGGCAGCCTATGGCCAACTCCGGCTATGAGCACCTTACTACAGGCTGCAATAATTTATTTATAGATAACTTTATCGGGTACGATTATATCGTGTGCCCGTCGGGCAGTTGTACCCTTCATATTAAAGAACATTTGCACTCGCCAGAACAGGAAGAAAAAGCTGTTGATATCAGGAAAAGGGTGTATGAACTTACCGAATTTTTGGTTGATGTGTTAAAGGTTGATAACCTGAAAGCGCGTTTCCCTTATAAAGTGGGTTTACACAATAGTTGCCATGGTCTGCGCGGCCTGCGTATATCGCAAATGAGCGAGCTGGTTGCTCCTGCTTTCAGTAAGCCCGCCCAATTGTTAGATATGGTGGAGGGCCTTGAACTGGTACCTTTAAGCCGTAATGATGATTGCTGTGGTTTTGGAGGCACATTTTGTGTTGTGGAAGAAGCTGTATCCTCAAAAATGGGCATAGACCGTGTAGACGACCATATTGAGCATGGCGCACAATATATAACCTCGGCCGATCTCTCCTGCCTCATGCACCTGGAAGGGATTTTACGCAGGCAAAAAAGCGATGTTAAGGTAATTCATGTTGCCGAAATTTTAAACCATTACAGCAATGAGTAA
- a CDS encoding lactate utilization protein B, producing MSNVTGKSHPELAADFNKDEPRVDWHDETLWWVRAKRDIAAHKLPEWELLRETASQIKHNVLSNLYTYLQQFEANAQKNGVVVHWAADAAEHNQIVHKLLSDKGINRMVKSKSMLTEECHLNEYLKEHGIDVIDSDLGERIVQLAGEPPSHIVLPCIHKKKEEIGDIFHEHLGSAKGESDPKILTETARQHLREVFLTRRAALTGVNFAVAETGEFVICTNEGNADMGAHLAEIHIASMGFEKIIPERKHLGVFLRLLTRSATGQPITTYSSHFKKPQEGREIHIVIVDNGRSIQLGREDFRNSLKCIRCGACMNTCPVYRKSGGHSYHTAIAGPIGSILAPNLDMKKYADLPFASTLCGSCSNVCPVKINIHEQLYAWRQVIVKEGYSPASKTAAMKAMAFTLSSPVLYRSAGKMGRVVFKYAPFAVNNKLNPWYKHREMPKAPEQSFGEWYSKRKEGQN from the coding sequence ATGAGTAACGTTACCGGAAAAAGCCACCCAGAATTAGCGGCCGACTTTAATAAAGATGAGCCACGGGTTGACTGGCACGATGAAACCCTGTGGTGGGTACGGGCAAAACGCGATATTGCCGCTCATAAATTACCCGAATGGGAACTGCTGCGAGAAACCGCCTCACAAATTAAGCATAACGTACTATCAAACCTGTATACCTATTTGCAACAATTTGAAGCCAATGCCCAAAAAAACGGTGTAGTTGTGCACTGGGCTGCGGATGCTGCCGAACACAATCAGATTGTTCACAAACTGCTCAGCGATAAGGGCATCAACCGCATGGTTAAAAGTAAATCCATGCTTACCGAGGAATGCCACCTGAACGAATATTTGAAAGAGCACGGCATAGATGTGATTGACTCAGATCTGGGCGAACGCATTGTACAACTGGCCGGCGAACCGCCAAGTCACATCGTACTGCCCTGCATCCACAAAAAGAAAGAAGAGATAGGCGATATTTTCCACGAGCATTTAGGATCAGCCAAAGGTGAATCGGATCCTAAGATACTGACCGAAACTGCACGTCAGCACCTGCGCGAGGTGTTTTTAACCCGTCGGGCAGCGCTTACAGGAGTAAACTTCGCGGTTGCCGAAACCGGTGAATTTGTGATATGTACCAATGAAGGTAATGCCGACATGGGCGCCCATCTGGCCGAGATCCACATAGCATCTATGGGCTTTGAAAAGATTATCCCCGAAAGAAAACACCTGGGTGTATTTTTAAGGCTGTTAACCCGCAGCGCAACCGGACAACCAATCACTACCTACTCCAGCCATTTTAAAAAACCGCAGGAAGGCCGCGAAATTCATATTGTAATAGTTGATAACGGTCGCAGCATACAACTGGGTCGTGAGGATTTCCGCAACTCATTAAAATGTATTCGTTGCGGAGCATGCATGAATACCTGTCCGGTTTACCGTAAAAGCGGTGGGCACAGTTACCATACCGCTATTGCAGGACCAATTGGTTCTATACTGGCGCCCAACTTGGATATGAAAAAATATGCCGACCTGCCATTTGCGTCAACACTTTGCGGGTCGTGCAGTAACGTTTGCCCGGTAAAGATCAATATTCATGAACAGCTGTATGCCTGGCGCCAGGTAATTGTAAAAGAAGGTTATAGCCCTGCATCAAAAACAGCAGCCATGAAGGCTATGGCTTTCACCCTATCGTCGCCTGTATTATACAGGTCGGCCGGAAAAATGGGTCGCGTCGTATTTAAATATGCACCCTTCGCGGTTAACAACAAACTAAATCCCTGGTACAAGCATCGCGAGATGCCTAAAGCACCTGAACAATCATTTGGCGAGTGGTACAGCAAAAGAAAGGAAGGACAAAACTAA
- a CDS encoding LutC/YkgG family protein, which translates to MSREKILAAIKANQPEKTDLPDLDILNALTATEGSLVQQYTTIASAGGSFVYEVADFEAIKSILQKEFKPGVKIISGIKELKDYTFAEDVAHELAHSFADVELAILPSYLGVAENGALWLTETQMNVRVLPFISQHLAVVINRNDLMPTMAQAYDKIGNADYGYGAFISGPSKTADIEQSLVIGAHGPRSLSVFILT; encoded by the coding sequence ATGAGCAGGGAAAAAATACTGGCAGCTATTAAAGCTAATCAGCCTGAAAAAACTGATCTGCCCGATCTTGATATCTTAAACGCTTTAACAGCAACTGAAGGTTCTCTGGTACAGCAATATACTACTATTGCCAGCGCCGGGGGGAGTTTTGTTTACGAAGTGGCAGATTTTGAAGCTATAAAAAGCATACTGCAAAAAGAGTTTAAACCAGGGGTAAAAATAATATCGGGCATAAAAGAGCTTAAGGATTATACCTTTGCTGAAGATGTAGCCCATGAATTGGCGCACAGTTTTGCCGATGTGGAGCTGGCCATCCTGCCATCCTACCTTGGTGTAGCAGAAAATGGCGCGCTCTGGCTAACTGAAACTCAAATGAACGTGCGGGTATTACCGTTTATAAGCCAGCACCTTGCTGTAGTAATTAACAGGAACGATCTGATGCCTACTATGGCCCAGGCCTACGATAAAATTGGTAATGCCGATTATGGTTATGGCGCATTTATATCCGGACCATCAAAAACCGCGGATATTGAGCAGTCTTTAGTGATTGGCGCCCACGGACCAAGGAGTTTATCGGTTTTTATATTAACATAG
- a CDS encoding SDR family oxidoreductase — MKTSKNTVLITGGSAGIGFEIAKQLSAKDNHVIIVGRNQERLQKAAAQLEHVTAINADIADAADVDTLVAKLKSDFPNLNVVINNAGYATLNSIVNDEDIFEKAGAEMHTNYLSIVRLNQKLLPILQKQDEAAIVNVSSIVAFVPGKLTATYSATKAALHSYTQALRVALADTQVKVFELMPPLVDTEFSAEIGGHKGIPASQVADEFLAGLETDNYEIRVANTEQLYQLFLSSPAEALKVMNEPR, encoded by the coding sequence ATGAAAACTTCAAAAAATACAGTACTTATCACTGGCGGAAGTGCTGGCATAGGTTTTGAAATAGCCAAACAATTATCAGCCAAAGACAATCATGTGATCATTGTTGGTCGTAACCAGGAACGCCTACAAAAAGCCGCAGCACAATTAGAGCATGTAACCGCCATTAATGCCGACATAGCGGATGCCGCTGATGTGGATACGCTGGTTGCCAAACTAAAAAGTGACTTCCCGAACCTGAATGTGGTAATCAATAATGCAGGTTATGCCACACTTAACAGCATTGTAAATGACGAGGATATTTTTGAAAAAGCCGGTGCCGAAATGCACACCAATTACCTATCGATTGTAAGACTTAATCAAAAACTGCTGCCCATATTGCAAAAACAAGATGAGGCCGCTATAGTTAACGTATCATCAATTGTTGCTTTTGTACCCGGCAAGTTAACAGCAACCTACTCCGCCACCAAAGCCGCGCTGCACTCTTACACCCAGGCATTAAGGGTAGCATTAGCCGACACTCAGGTGAAAGTTTTTGAACTGATGCCTCCGTTGGTTGACACCGAATTTTCGGCAGAAATAGGCGGCCATAAAGGTATCCCGGCATCGCAAGTTGCTGATGAGTTTTTAGCCGGACTGGAAACCGACAACTACGAGATCAGGGTAGCAAATACTGAACAACTTTACCAACTGTTCCTGTCTTCGCCAGCCGAAGCTTTAAAAGTAATGAATGAGCCAAGATAA
- a CDS encoding DHA2 family efflux MFS transporter permease subunit, protein MKKSILIITVIAAAMMELIDTSIVNVALSHMSGNLGATLEDTSWVITAYAIANIIIIPMTSFLTNKLGRRNYYIGSIIAFTFFSAMCGLSSNIWTLVAFRFLQGMGGGALLSVSQAIVFEVYGKEKQGIAAALFGIGVFLGPTIGPTLGGFITENYSWPWIFYINIPIGIAVTVSSLLLITEPAIKTKVQSVDWWGILLLSVGVGSLQTVLERGETDDWFAANYIIVLTVLAILSIILFIWWELKTPHPVIDLRVLTSKTLSIAAILTFITGFGLFTSVFLTPVVAQRVLNFPPTITGLMLLPGAILAIFGLMFSASLLKKGVSPLIIITVGFVLFIIFNWQMSRMNLNSGPADIATSLIYRALGLALLTVPLTALAVSELEAKDVPQGAALNNMMRQLGGSFGIAIINTYVANRFGLHRSDLLANVNIYNAYFTERINKLTQYFLGRGNSIFDAQKKAIAVINSGVDRQSFLLSYLDAYLFTGLLFLVAMPLLLLVIKRKKQSRPVVLVSDH, encoded by the coding sequence ATGAAAAAAAGCATTCTTATAATTACCGTTATAGCAGCTGCAATGATGGAGCTGATTGACACCTCTATAGTCAACGTGGCACTGTCGCACATGAGTGGCAATCTCGGGGCCACACTTGAAGATACCTCCTGGGTAATAACAGCGTACGCCATTGCCAACATCATAATAATTCCGATGACCAGTTTTTTAACAAACAAGCTGGGGCGCAGAAATTATTATATCGGCTCCATCATCGCTTTTACTTTCTTTTCGGCCATGTGTGGTTTATCATCTAACATATGGACGCTGGTGGCTTTCCGTTTTTTACAGGGCATGGGTGGCGGAGCATTGTTATCAGTATCACAGGCCATCGTATTTGAAGTATACGGAAAGGAAAAACAAGGCATTGCAGCCGCGCTTTTTGGTATAGGCGTATTTTTGGGTCCAACCATTGGTCCTACCCTTGGCGGCTTTATAACCGAAAATTACTCATGGCCATGGATATTTTATATAAATATCCCTATAGGTATAGCGGTAACCGTGTCAAGCCTATTACTCATAACAGAACCCGCCATAAAAACTAAAGTCCAATCGGTTGACTGGTGGGGTATATTGTTGCTTAGCGTAGGTGTTGGCTCGCTGCAAACCGTACTTGAACGCGGCGAAACAGATGATTGGTTTGCGGCTAATTATATTATCGTTTTAACTGTATTAGCGATACTGAGTATCATCCTGTTTATCTGGTGGGAATTAAAAACCCCTCATCCGGTAATTGATCTCCGTGTGTTAACAAGCAAAACATTAAGTATTGCAGCCATATTAACATTTATAACCGGATTTGGCCTGTTTACTTCGGTTTTCCTTACACCGGTAGTAGCACAGCGGGTATTGAATTTCCCGCCTACCATTACAGGTTTAATGCTGTTGCCTGGCGCTATACTGGCCATATTCGGATTAATGTTCTCAGCTTCGTTGTTAAAGAAAGGTGTATCGCCGTTAATAATCATAACGGTGGGTTTTGTACTGTTTATCATATTTAACTGGCAAATGTCGCGTATGAATTTAAACTCCGGTCCGGCCGATATAGCCACTTCATTGATATACAGGGCGTTGGGCCTGGCACTTTTAACAGTTCCGCTAACAGCTCTTGCAGTTTCGGAACTGGAGGCTAAGGACGTTCCGCAAGGCGCTGCATTAAATAATATGATGCGCCAATTGGGTGGCTCCTTTGGTATTGCCATTATCAATACCTACGTGGCTAACCGCTTCGGCCTGCACCGCAGCGATCTGCTTGCAAATGTTAACATTTACAATGCCTATTTCACCGAACGGATAAATAAATTAACCCAGTATTTTTTAGGCAGAGGCAACTCAATTTTTGATGCCCAGAAAAAAGCGATAGCGGTGATTAATAGTGGGGTCGACAGGCAATCATTCTTACTAAGTTATTTGGATGCCTACCTGTTTACAGGTTTATTATTCTTAGTAGCTATGCCCCTTTTATTACTGGTGATAAAACGTAAAAAACAATCTCGGCCAGTGGTATTGGTTTCGGACCATTAA
- a CDS encoding TetR/AcrR family transcriptional regulator, translated as MENELSKAERTRQFIVETTAGIFNKKGYAGTSLSDLTEATGLTKGSIYGNFKSKEEVAIAAFEYNTGRVRKQTAQLIEKAPTYHEKLMVYAKVYHSFTSANFPEGGCPILNTAVDADDTNPVLKEKVAQAIIRWKKRIEELIQGGITNGEFKTDVDISRTALSMIALIEGGMMIAKATNTPANLDTVLKTVHSIITELKV; from the coding sequence ATGGAAAACGAACTATCAAAAGCAGAAAGGACCCGCCAGTTCATTGTTGAAACTACGGCAGGTATTTTTAACAAAAAAGGCTATGCAGGCACTTCGTTATCTGATTTAACAGAAGCTACCGGTCTTACCAAGGGCAGCATATACGGCAATTTTAAAAGTAAGGAAGAAGTTGCCATAGCTGCGTTTGAATATAATACGGGTAGGGTTCGGAAACAAACAGCGCAACTGATAGAGAAAGCTCCAACTTACCATGAAAAGCTAATGGTTTATGCAAAAGTTTATCACAGTTTTACATCTGCAAATTTTCCTGAAGGCGGATGCCCCATACTAAATACCGCTGTTGATGCCGATGACACCAACCCGGTATTAAAAGAAAAAGTAGCACAGGCGATTATTCGCTGGAAGAAGAGAATTGAAGAGCTGATACAGGGTGGTATAACCAACGGCGAGTTTAAAACTGATGTTGACATCAGCAGAACAGCACTTTCTATGATAGCATTAATTGAGGGCGGCATGATGATAGCCAAAGCAACCAACACTCCTGCTAATTTAGATACGGTACTCAAAACAGTGCACTCCATCATAACAGAGCTCAAAGTTTAG
- a CDS encoding response regulator: MPKKILILDDSEDILEVMKDALEMEGYEVRGLNFTDDICKAAISYNADMVILDYILFGINGGELCHILKTTPETAHIPVIMVSAYPRVLESLGNYGSDAFIAKPFSLSDISDTIKSCFLKAGNDVEHADCDF; this comes from the coding sequence ATGCCTAAAAAGATTTTAATCCTCGATGATAGCGAGGATATACTTGAAGTGATGAAAGACGCACTCGAGATGGAGGGTTACGAAGTACGGGGGCTCAATTTTACCGATGATATTTGTAAGGCAGCTATCAGTTACAATGCCGACATGGTAATATTAGATTACATACTATTTGGTATTAATGGCGGGGAACTTTGCCATATACTTAAAACCACGCCGGAGACGGCTCACATCCCGGTGATCATGGTATCAGCTTACCCAAGGGTGTTAGAGTCATTAGGCAATTATGGTTCTGATGCATTTATAGCTAAACCTTTTAGTCTTTCAGACATTAGCGATACTATAAAAAGCTGCTTTCTAAAAGCCGGCAATGATGTTGAACACGCCGATTGCGATTTTTAA
- a CDS encoding oxidoreductase → MKKVILITGASAGMGKEMARHLKDDGHTVYGAARRIEKMDDIKKLGVKILAMDVTDEASMIAGIETIVKTEGRIDVLINNAGFGSYGAIEDVAINDARYQMDVNVFGAARLSQLVLPHMRSQHYGRIINISSIGGKFAAALGGWYHASKFALEGLSDSLRNEVKQFGIDVVVIEPGGVKSEWSSIAVDNLIKTSGNTAYQDIVKQFAAIARKAEAQNADPIVIVNLIRKAIEAKNPKTRYYGGYMASAALFMRKMLPDRMFDKMLLAQLK, encoded by the coding sequence ATGAAAAAGGTAATATTAATAACCGGAGCATCTGCCGGTATGGGTAAGGAAATGGCAAGGCATTTAAAAGATGACGGACACACAGTTTATGGCGCTGCGCGCCGTATTGAAAAAATGGACGACATCAAAAAGCTTGGTGTAAAAATATTAGCTATGGATGTAACCGATGAAGCATCTATGATAGCCGGTATTGAAACCATTGTTAAAACCGAAGGTCGCATTGACGTATTGATAAACAATGCAGGCTTCGGTTCTTACGGCGCTATTGAAGATGTAGCCATAAACGATGCCCGTTACCAGATGGATGTAAACGTATTTGGAGCAGCTCGCTTGTCGCAACTGGTTTTACCGCATATGCGCAGCCAACACTATGGAAGAATTATAAATATATCTTCAATAGGTGGTAAGTTTGCCGCGGCGCTTGGTGGCTGGTATCACGCCAGTAAGTTTGCACTGGAAGGCCTGAGCGATAGTCTGCGCAACGAGGTAAAACAATTTGGTATTGATGTGGTGGTTATTGAACCGGGCGGCGTAAAATCTGAATGGAGCAGCATAGCGGTAGATAACCTGATAAAAACCTCAGGCAATACGGCATACCAGGATATTGTGAAACAATTTGCCGCTATAGCGCGAAAAGCAGAAGCCCAAAATGCCGACCCGATAGTTATTGTCAATCTGATAAGGAAAGCCATTGAAGCTAAAAACCCAAAAACACGTTATTATGGTGGTTACATGGCTTCGGCCGCTTTGTTTATGCGTAAGATGCTTCCCGACCGCATGTTTGATAAGATGCTGCTGGCCCAACTCAAGTAA
- a CDS encoding helix-turn-helix domain-containing protein, translating into MEYKSHILFSNLLYSCVDKKQRSNESFVPEHAFGYIISGESHQKTNEGTLVFKAGTVGLVRRNQLIKSEKVPGPEGEFKSINLFFDQAFLRRYSAEHKLAPAKSYTGNPVCLLPPDPFIKGYFDSLLPYFNHPEQASDTMADLKTREAVELLLRLDPSLYDFLFDFSEPYKIDLEAYMNKHYMFNVPAAQFAKLTGRSLASFKRDFEKVFGTSPGQWLQQKRLAEAYYLIREKGQKPSEVYLDVGFENLSHFSYSFKKAFGVVPSRV; encoded by the coding sequence ATGGAATACAAAAGCCACATATTATTCAGCAACCTGCTTTATTCTTGTGTTGATAAAAAACAGCGCAGTAATGAATCGTTTGTACCCGAACATGCTTTCGGATACATCATATCGGGCGAAAGTCACCAAAAAACCAATGAAGGTACCCTGGTATTTAAGGCGGGGACGGTTGGGCTCGTGCGCAGGAACCAACTTATTAAATCTGAAAAAGTTCCCGGCCCCGAAGGTGAGTTTAAATCCATCAACTTGTTTTTTGATCAGGCTTTTTTACGCCGTTACAGCGCCGAGCACAAGCTTGCTCCGGCCAAAAGCTATACCGGGAACCCTGTATGCCTGTTACCACCAGATCCTTTTATTAAAGGCTATTTTGATTCACTGCTTCCTTATTTTAATCATCCGGAACAAGCCTCAGATACTATGGCCGATCTGAAAACACGGGAGGCTGTTGAACTGCTGTTAAGATTGGATCCATCGCTTTACGACTTTCTGTTTGATTTTAGCGAACCTTACAAGATTGACCTGGAAGCCTACATGAACAAACACTATATGTTTAACGTTCCGGCTGCCCAGTTTGCCAAACTCACCGGCCGCAGCCTGGCCAGCTTTAAACGCGATTTTGAAAAAGTGTTCGGTACTTCACCGGGGCAATGGCTGCAGCAAAAACGCCTTGCCGAAGCATACTATCTCATCAGGGAAAAAGGCCAGAAACCATCGGAAGTTTATCTTGACGTAGGTTTTGAAAATCTGTCGCACTTTTCCTATTCGTTTAAAAAAGCATTTGGTGTGGTGCCATCCAGGGTTTAA
- a CDS encoding VOC family protein, protein MAIPHNARLKAFVATVVPETAKLFYRDVLGFKLLSEDKYALQFEASGTLLRIAIVNGFTPYPFTVLGWDVDDIEAVIRSLNNKNVIFEKYSFLEQNELGVWNSGEAKVAWFKDPDGNVLSLTQY, encoded by the coding sequence ATGGCAATTCCACATAACGCACGTTTAAAAGCATTTGTAGCCACAGTAGTGCCTGAGACCGCAAAACTATTTTATCGGGATGTTTTAGGGTTTAAATTATTATCGGAAGATAAGTATGCGCTGCAGTTTGAAGCCAGCGGAACATTGCTCCGGATAGCAATCGTTAACGGGTTTACACCATATCCCTTCACCGTTTTAGGCTGGGATGTTGACGATATTGAAGCTGTTATACGATCGTTGAATAACAAAAACGTAATTTTTGAAAAGTATAGCTTTCTGGAGCAGAACGAATTAGGGGTATGGAACTCGGGCGAAGCAAAGGTAGCCTGGTTTAAAGATCCCGATGGTAACGTACTTTCCCTTACCCAATATTAA
- a CDS encoding DUF1801 domain-containing protein has protein sequence MPTQTDNFYLQKDEPLKSCLLALRDIILKQDKDISAAWKYGMPFFCYKGKMFCYLWVHKKLHQPYMGIVEGKRFDHPNLIIEKRSRMKIMLFEADQDLPVTTIEDILKQALDLYKTGAIKIG, from the coding sequence ATGCCGACACAAACCGACAATTTTTACCTTCAAAAAGATGAGCCTCTAAAAAGCTGCTTACTGGCATTACGTGATATTATCTTAAAACAGGATAAAGACATATCGGCCGCATGGAAATACGGAATGCCGTTTTTTTGCTACAAGGGTAAAATGTTTTGCTATTTATGGGTACATAAAAAACTCCACCAGCCATATATGGGTATAGTTGAAGGAAAAAGGTTTGACCATCCCAACCTTATCATCGAAAAACGCTCACGTATGAAGATCATGCTTTTTGAGGCAGACCAGGACCTTCCCGTTACAACCATCGAAGACATTTTAAAACAGGCGCTTGACCTGTATAAAACAGGGGCTATAAAAATTGGATAA